From the genome of Ziziphus jujuba cultivar Dongzao chromosome 4, ASM3175591v1:
ATGACCAGAAGCCACCATGAGAAGCTGAGTGTAAGAGAAGCTCCAATAAGCCCATAATTCAGAATATAAACCACCAACCATGTTAGAATAACATGGACAATGAAAACCCCCACAGCCATAAATGCAAGAGGGTTCACAATATTCTGTGCTTGAAGAAACCTCTGAATTGGACAGCTTATTGCAAATGCATAGATTTGAGGAATCAAACCATGAGCAAAAATTTGGCCCTTTTCTGCTATGCTCTTTGTCTGTCCAATGGCAATGAGAACTGGACCGGAGAACCAATACAGGAATGTAAGAAGAATTGCCGCTCCCAAATGAAGAATGATTGCTCTTTGGCATATGATTCCCATCGCTGAATACTGTCTAGCACCATAAGCTTGCCCACATAACGTTTGCACTGCACTAGCCATACCCAACTATTTTCCAAACAAAAGTCTTAAATATGTCAGACtcttaaatgataaaaacaaacaCTTGGCAcagtaaagaagaaaaaaaagatttctttttttaattatttttttatattaccaTAATACCATAAGCAAGACCTTGAATTCCCACACTTGCAATGGAGGCACCAGCAAGCTCCAAAGCACCCAAATGGCCTGTAAACATGAGGGTCACAAAACTGAGCAAGTAATTGAATATTGACACAGTAATGGAAGCCCCTGATAGGAGCCAGAGAAGCCTTGACTCCCATCCAACTAACCGAGGCCACCACCGGAGTGCCACCGGTTTATGCTCAAGAAACTCTTCGATTGTCACCGACGACAAGTCAGGAATTTGAGAATGAGAGTCGAGCCCAATTAGCAGCGGCCGGTAGTGTTCTGATTCAGATATCGATCCCATATTTCATTTGCAACTCCACTTCTCAACCCCTGCTTTTTCTGAGTGGTTATGTAAGTGAGTAAAAAGTGCATACTGGAAACAATGTGTTCAGTTCATATATCTCTATCAAACGGTCATCAGGtggcataaaaataataacttttaattttaattttattttatttatttatttttggataaaaaaacaGTGTAACCTTGAAGGCCATTGGCCTTACTACCAAACTACCATTCAAAGTATACGACAGATACCTACCGGTCTGGCCAcgtgataaaaaaatttcaaactgaTTTTGATGTCTTTCATGATGTTTGGAGACCAAAACGGTATTAcgagatatatatattattgtgaaaatgCCTCCAACAAGTGAATGTTGagattttaggaaaaaaaaaaaaaaaaaaattatggagagAGTTTGGTATGCATGTActgttggaaatttttttttgttatttatgtaTAATTTGTTAATATCAAATCAATTGTCAGAATTTATTAGAAATCTAAGTTAGGtataaagttaaataaaaataaataaataaacataaatttttttttaaaaaaaatacatatataattaaacataatttcaaattgtattagtttttctccttctttttatttcaaattttttagttgtttaaaatttctaataaattcTGACTATCACAAGTTAAATTTgatataaacaaattatatagaattatacaactaaaaaaaattaacaatcaaCTATGTTACCGAATGatagcttatttatttattttgtgcttaTATACAAGGGCAGAGACACATTGTCGCATGAGTGGCCATGGCCACGCATCCCgtgtaatttgttttttaatataaggcaatttcaatattttctttattaatttatcttatataaGCCTCCAAATAAAATTGGTTTCTATATTTGATCTTCTCTTCATGCCACTTTGAAAACTTGTTTGTGGCATTATATCCCAATAAGCTTGTTAATTATAAGATATTACTTCAAGAAACTATATTTCTTCTACCCTAATGTCATTCTGCAATCTACCATTAAAGAACAAAAGacaaatcaaaattattaattttccatatttgtgcgtcataatttttttcttgggtGAAAGATAAAAGAATAGTGATAGAAGCAATCTTATaattattagatattttatgtgaaCTAATTATAATCATGTGACTCACTTACAAGGTTTATTTGTGCTAGTAATGagatttgtttgtttattgatCTTTTTAGTGGAGCCATTGGGTACATATTTTCTGTAATATTTTAGTTGGTTCATTGTATTAAAAAACCTGTTCTCTCTAAAAGTCCAATTGACttattctctatttttattattataataataattattatttattaattatttatatatatatatatatatatagatataaataattgGGGAATACAATACAATAGAAAAATTAAGGCCTAAGATATCTATGGATATCTAATTGGTGAAAATCCGATGGGGAAAAATGTTAGAAAATAGTGTGTCCATTACGCACTGTTTCTGtcactttattttatattttgcagatcaaaaagtttattttatttatgattcaaTGATTTGCATTTAAAAGGtttatatatcaaatacaaTATGTGTCTGCATATAGATTCTGAATTTACAGTGCTGCAATTGatacatatttaattgtttatattattgtagcactaataataatttactatttttatatttctttatagtaatcaatggttttattttttggcaaaatCTAAATTTGAACTATAATAAAAGTTCTTCCAATCCTAAATTGGTGATTATGAGTTTTATGAAAGAATGATAAAACTATGGCAATTTCAAAGTTATTCTCAAAGTCTCTAGGAAACAATTCATTGTAAGAAAAAAAGTGGTAATTGAAGGAGTTTGTTCACTTTAGTCATAATGTAATGAGACAATGAGTTTATAAAAATTAGtatatattttcttgaaaaaactTTGGCCTAAGATTGGATCCAAaaaattttagcaaaaaaaagaaagatttgtccccaaaaaaaaggtaaataaatatTGTTGCCTCATATTAATCCGGATAAAAGtttgcttcttttgttttgctgtaaaccaaaaaaaaaaaaaaaaagttttaaaatcattaagggGAGAAAATTTGATTGAAAGTTTGCTTtgtgtataaaaaaaataaataatacaagcaATTGTGACTTTGTGTTTGCAAGTGAGGATAAGAGTTTgaagggtttaaaaaaaaaaattaaatttatgctATTAGATTAGACAAATTTAAAGGTTAATATTATTTGGCAAAGTTAATTGCCAAATTTCTttgaatgatatatatatatatatatatatatatatatatatatatagagtttgtTTATGGTGCGAACGTCCGTACATTTTTATCATGCGGATTTCAACAAGAAAACCGTCATCAATATTATCACACAAAAATaagtattgatgatgattttttaaaaaaactattatcTTTGAGATGGTCCGCACCATTATATAGTGTAGACTATCCACACCATAgaattttactatatatataatcattttcaAATAAGGATATCCTAATCTTATGTTATGGGAGGTATCACTTGCCTCTATAGCATATTGCTAGACGTTGATATCTTAATTTTATGAAGTTAAGATATCTTTGACTTGGATTTACTAgtatataaaattctatttggaTAAATCTTGTAAAGGCTTAggtaattcataaataaaattataaatttcaactGTTAAAGCAATTTAAaggttaaaaaattttcattataaaaccATCATGTTAACATAATAGAAAAaagtattaatttaattaaattaagaatGCTCAAGTCACAAATGTCTAACTTGAATTAagtgataattaatatttgaatttaaatataagaataggatgtgataattttttaaaaaaatctttaacttAACAGAGTAAACGATTTTTGAATTAAAGAATTttctacatatatgtatatatatggatatatatatatatatatatatacatacgcaTTTAACGGATAAATTATGTAGAAAAGCTAACTGAAAAAATTCATGAAAACCCACACttactatgaaaaaaaaaaaaaatcatttttttatatagttttttttgtaAGAGTGACATGGTCACATTAGgaaggaaaatgaagaaaaacaaCATATTCAATATTGGAAAATTCGAAGTCAAAGTACTTCCTAAAAGGAAGGAAATAAATACCATATTTTATACACAAGTAGaagtattattaataaatttgacTTTAGCAGCGTAGCTTTTACGTAATCAATTGGGGCTAGGttcttattttaaatgtattataGTTGGGAAAATGAAATATACATTTCCTTTAATAATTTTACCAGCATCATTATCATTGCGGCCTTATTTTGGAGCAAGACTAAAAGGTGCACATCAAGGGGTTGGAAGGATCCATCACACCTCTTTGTAAGAGTTATGGGTTTGATTTTTCATATGTCCTATCTAAGTCTTAGTGTGGATTTTACATGCAACGTATTGTGGAAGAGGGTGATAGAGACAGTCGGACGGTGGTGGACTAGGCAGTTTGTGTATTCCTAATGTTTTATAAAATTACAGCTCTTAATGGTTTACAGTTTCCTATCACTTAGGTCGAAGATACTTTCTAGAAAGTCTATCTTTttacttacaaaaaaaaaaaaagaccgtAAAAAGTGTGAGTTATCATAAAAtagcaaaatcaaattttaaatcttacgAAATCTACATGTGTTTAGACGAAGCTTAGTCACAATAaggttttttggtatttttattaatattttaataatcctAAGATCATAAATAAGTGTATGGAATTAAAATAAGATTActaatgataatatatttattgaaactttatatttttaaattttttttaaaaaataaatcttaaactttataatttctaaatttccaaaaaaaaaaataagttaaagttaaaaccataaatactaCAACTACTTAATAATATATGGGAATATTTAACCTTACAAAAGTAATAATGTCATTTTAACTTCAttagtatatttaatattaaaaaaataagtttttttttataaaaaattaagtcttttttaaaaaatgaaaaaatagaacaaatgaaataaaaggCACGCCTTTTGACGTCTACGGGTCTATCTTTCGTGTCTTAAATGTTTAACGTACAGTTAACCGTCTTTTTCCCCGCCTCTCATATAGAGGTGAGGCTGTTTTTCCATGCATTATGCCTAGGCACCTCCTTTTacctttgttgttttttttttttttttttggttgaaatctttgtttttttacggtcatttagaatatgataaataaaaaataattaaatatatttttattaaaattttgatatttataatttaatattttttaaatgatttaacTCCTATAGATAtgaaataatatcaatttaatacaattaataaaaaaaatcatttattgccaaatttttgataaaaaaaataatacctaTAATATTGCTCTTTAGAATAATGTTTTGGATTATGGATTAGGATGTACTTGATTTAACAACAAAATTTAGATTGatactaatatttattattaaaaaaattatattaatacttAATTATAGAATGATAATGCCAAATTAACAATTACTATTAGAAATGCTTTTAAGGCTATTTTTGACATTTATGACGTCTTTCATACCACTTTCATCGCCTATCGTATTACAATTCAACTATTTGGGGAACGGCAAAAGTGGACCGCTAAGATGCTCACATCGTCCTTGGACTTTGAGTGGGTTAGAATCTTCTTCCTTATAATTTCTACGTGCAGTAATTGGCATTGAAAGTCTCCTAAGtagagatatttttattttcttaaatagtATGTTATTTGTCACTAATATGCCCATGACTACGTATGATATACAACCCATTTGAAATGATTTTGTTGGCATAGTTTCTCTTAGATTTCCTCGAAAAGTGTTAGGTTTTAATATGCTCCGTTTGGGGAAGtattaaaatttgaagtaaaactgatttttgagatttaatttctcaaaaattaatttttttaggaattaaattttctcatatattatatttggtaaaaaatatcaaagttaagatttgtaagtaattaaatttaatattgtctgataaattaaaaatttgtatctttaaaaaaaattctaaaaccaTTTTCTTTGGGACATCTCCATAAATAAGAACAACTTTTCCACATAAATGAGAATTTAATCCCATGGGCCCAGAATTTTCTAcagcaaaataaatattcaaacaaagaaaagttatcatttttttaaagaaattatattttcacaaattttactATCATCCAAATGGCAAGGGAAATTAATCCTTTGGAAATGACTTTGTTGGAAATCAATTTTTCTCTTGTTATGTTTGTTAAATAATAGAAAGTTAAAAGACTTATAATAATTGcgttaataaattaaaaataaatatgtatttttaaaaaattttaaaaactagttttacaaaaaatcttaaaatgATATCTTTACAAGtgagaataattttttaacatactTTCCTATATAAAATAGAATCAGATATTCAATATGTCACACTTTTCCATCTTGAAATAAGTattcaaacataaaaataattgttacTTTTCTAAGGGCAATTCCCCCTGGCTTTATCATTTATAccttaaaagaaaaagtgatttataaagaagaaaaaaaataaaaatgctattTGTTATCACTGATGAATAATCACTATAAAGATTCATATATTTTGGTACTTTTATtggttacccaaaaaaattgaattttcctaagtagaattttagtataaaaaaaaattaaatatatccaataaatatttgttatattagcATGGGTTTCACTAGTGATCATCATTActactaataaataataatttttttttaaaaaaaatattatttgttatcgGTAGTAACCATTATACATATCAActgaaaatttaattggtaataaaaaaaatttattttttcatattaaattttaaaaacaaaaagtcaacataatTAAATGCTGGTctttagtataaaaataatatatttaaataattaaatgcaatcaattaatattttatcttcaTAATGAATCGCATTGCATTGTTGCTGACAAATAacaaagtttaattaaaaaaaccatataaaaacatataattggTACTTTCTGAATCGTTAAATACATAATTTTCTATAAACAAAATCACCAAAAACcgctttttatgtttttgcttatctttttaaaaatgattttgatcattttaaaatcaaatccagGGAGGCACTTAATTGGTAGCGGCTATGTCATATTGCCTTTATAGAGTTGTATCtttaaacaaaaatcaataaaaaattattagcaCGGATCAAGCGTGGTCGAACTAGCGATGAATGAGCACATTATTCCCACTTTTCATTACCTAGATAACAGAAAAATCTATGGTATTTTTGGATTGGTACTCTCACACCCACAATCGAGTAGCAGATTTGAATCCATACTCTATATGGATTTATATTGATTCCATATATGTGTGTAAAAAAGAATTGTGTTTGTAAATAATTTAGAAGTATGCATTCCATAAATGCTGTAGGTTCTTCTTATTAACATATTTGGTATAGTAAACTGATTTTGAAGGCCGAAAAAGCAAAATGGAATTTCCGGTACcatttatatgtaaaaattgctaataaaataattttttttcctcataatAATGTAAAAGTTGCTGCGCTTATCATGGAAATTAAAGCCttgaaacaaaaacaagaattgATTTTTTCACATTAGATGATCTCGTTTAGCTagcattgatattttatttgttttctgacaaataaaaaaaaaaaaaaaggtaggaaGAAACCTATCTCTCTCTATAGGTAAATTAGCCTCTTTGCTCATACAATAATGCAAAAGATTGATAATTGTATCCTTCATACGCTGACAATCAAATCTAGGTTCTCATTTGCAGAATTCTGAACTCGATCAGCGGCTTTTTCAACCTACgaacaaaaacataattttcatcATTATGTATTTGTGACAATTTTATCAGATCCATATTGATCCAACCAAATGTATCAGAATATATGGATTAAAGTTTAAATCTACCTCAGCATTCCAATTTGTTCTAGCAGTGAGAATAATCAGAGTTATTGTTTGTAAAAGGACTCCAAGGATCATTCCCCACCAGATACCCtgtaaaatgaccaaaaaaaagatAGCCAATTTAGTTATCATTCTGAAGCCTAATTAGTTGATTAAGGAGGGAGTCCGCAGGAAATTAAGATGGAATTAATGACATACTGCTTCTGCTAAACTTGTTTTGAAGCCAAGAACACATCCAATGGGAAGACCAATAATGTAGTAACAAGCCAGGTTCACATAAGCCACTACAGCTTGCCATCCACTGCCGATGGCAACTCCTGAAATTCCAAGCATAAAGCAGCACAGAATGACTTGTGAGCAAACTAAgcaatgtatatgtatatatcactGAAAGTAAAAAGTTCTATGGTGATTATGTTATCAATAAAATCTGGTGACAAAACTTTTAAATCCAGCTATTTGATCCAATATTGGTGGAAAATCTACAATATTTATGGAATACATACTCATTTTTCCATTATGGACCCTATTTGTAGCTGACACTATGTCTATTAATATTAATTGCCTTTATAACTCTTCTgattttaaaaaacttaaaagctATAGAGATAAAAGCAAACTTATTAACGTTTTGCTAAATTAATAATCACTATATGTCTCTATCAATACTGTTGATAAAAaatagcatttaaaaaaaaaacaaaatttggtcATAGTTAGATATAATATCTCCTAATTAATGACACATTTCAGTCACAAGGTATAACAAATAGGTTTGTACTTACCTGAGAGTATAGGTTGTATCCCATTCAACAAAACAGAAATGGCAAGCAATGGGGCCAAATTAGTGGCAGCTTCAATAACAGCAGCGTCGCTACTAAATAGCTTGGATAATTGTACACGGAATATTAATACAATTGCTGTGAACACTATGCTAATCACTGTGCTTGTCCCTGTTACTACATACACTGAAAACCTTGCCACTTTTGGATTGCCTGCCCCGAGCTCATTACCCACCCGAATGCTGCACCCGCATACCCGACATTGTCATTagcaattaacccaaaaaaaaaaaaaaaaaaaaaagaaagattaaatttttgccataaaataattaaaaagaaatatttttgtcACAAACCTGGCTGCTGTGCTTATGCCCAACATAAAACATATGTCCCAAGTTAAGTAGTTCATGCTGGATTCCACTCAAAATAAGAAAGTGTTAAGttagatatataatatttatttaacatataaatataatatatatatatatatatatagagagagagagagagagagagagaagggataataaaacaaaaatgataaattagtCAACATTGTTGTCAAATTAGACAAGATCTAGATGGTAGTAAAACAAAAATGAGgaattaaaaatcaacaatatcaCTTTCTCCTTTTTGTCTCTGTTCTCTATTcttatactttttattattttattttattttaaagttctCATGTGAGTacacagaaaaatatttaagcaacaggCATAAATGATTTTAGTAATTGTGTACAGACAGAAAATGCATATAACAAgtaataaaaatgatttatatctttttaaaagGTAAAAGATATTAAATATCCTTTATACTTTAAAATGTTTAAGAATATATTGTTGTGTTTCAACTTTTGATGTCTGTTGCCGTGTGTACTTTTATAAAAGTCGAaagaccccaaaaaaagaaaaaaagaaaaaaagaaagaaagtgcaAAATACAATTCCtgtagttatataatataacatattaaaatatcaataatataatatgcaTGATTAAAGGAagattatttaccaaaaaaaaaaaatgataaaaggtagatttttatttttttgatcaatcaaatatgaattagttaaaaaaaattttaaaaaataattattcatgaccttttatttttcattttttatttttattttttgttgtcatGTGATGTGACGGATCAGAGGGTGTACACTGTACAGCacattaatggaaaaaaaaagtaaaactcaGTTAGTATGTTTATTGGATCAACTAAAACCTACACGCTATTTGTCAAACTATGtatgtaattaaaaatttatattttttaataatatttttatcattttctaaaagtataaaacatatttatgtaACTTACAGAAGAAACTAATTCAAAAGAATTGactataacaataaaataaataagcctCAACACAGAATTATTACCAAACTGAGAGAGAGTCCAAGGAGATTGTAGGATTAGGTAGCAGCCCTGATATAAGCACTAGCCCTTGGTTGTACCATATCTCTAAACTACATTCACAAATATATAAACGTCATTTCCATTAGTcatattaataaatgaataaaatatttaccaaatttaaatccataaataaaaagatatttatgtcagaagatatatattttatggacATACCAGAGCATGACAGCGGAAGCAAGAGTCAACTTAAAATAAGGCCAGATTCCTTTAAAGGCTTTCCAAGAGAATCCAGTCCAAGTTTCTTTGCAAGA
Proteins encoded in this window:
- the LOC107416600 gene encoding protein DETOXIFICATION 41 isoform X2, with the translated sequence MGSISESEHYRPLLIGLDSHSQIPDLSSVTIEEFLEHKPVALRWWPRLVGWESRLLWLLSGASITVSIFNYLLSFVTLMFTGHLGALELAGASIASVGIQGLAYGIMLGMASAVQTLCGQAYGARQYSAMGIICQRAIILHLGAAILLTFLYWFSGPVLIAIGQTKSIAEKGQIFAHGLIPQIYAFAISCPIQRFLQAQNIVNPLAFMAVGVFIVHVILTWLVVYILNYGLIGASLTLSFSWWLLVISSGLYILLSPSCNETWTGFTWKAFRGIWPYFKLTFASAIMLCLEIWYNQGLVLISGLLPSPTISLDSISVCMNYLNFDMQFMLGLAAAASVRVSNELGAGHPSVAKFSVLVVNGTSILVSTVFSAIIFIFKVGLSKLFITDDEVVEAISNLTPLLAISVFLNGIQPILSGVAIGIGWQGVVAYVNLATYYVIGLPIGCVLGFKTNLDVADKLDQGGCKSC